AACATCTCTTTCATTAGGGGTAAATAAATTAGGGATTCCGGCTCTTGCATAATGCGCAAAAGCATCTTTTATTATTCTGTAGCTTTTCTTACGCTGTTCTTTTTTCTCCACATCATCCGGAAAATAAGTAGAGAAAAATAGAGTAAGGCTCTTTAAATAATCAGAAAATTGCTCGGCAAATGCTAAAGAAACGTAACCACCCATCGAGTGACCAAGCAAATGGATATTTTTTAAATTTTGATGATCTAAAACTTTTTTCACTTCTTCTGCCATCATTTCCATGGTGTGAACTTCAGCTAAGATATCCGATTTTCCATGTCCCGGAAGATCTATTTTCAGTAAAGTAAAATCTTTGGAAAGATTTTTTTCAAAGTCGCTCCAGATTGAAATGTTTTCCATAAAACCATGAAGCAGAACCAACGTCTCTTTCCCTTGTCCTTTTTTTTCAAAATTGAGCATAATCTTAAAATTTTAGTATTGAATGTCGATATAATCTACAAATCCCGAACGATTTACCATATCCTGAAGTCTGTACGTCTTTCCGCCATCTTTAGATGCGAAAGTTTTGGTGCCTTTTCTTGTGTAAGGTTTTCCGTTGTCATTTTCCGGAATTTTTTGAGTGATTTCTCCGGTGAAATTCATGTGTTTTGCCGAAACTACCTGTATAAAACCTTTAATATTAATTGAATTATTTCCTGATTTAATACTTCCTGAAACATCATAATTATCTCTTTCGCCTTCAATTTTTGTAAAATTGACAGATCCTGAGTATTTAGGTGAGCTGTCATTCTGATAAAAGAATTTGTGACTTCCGCTGAAATCTTTAAAACGGTTTTCGCTATTTTTGGCTTTAATGCTGTCGTTCAGTTTTGTTCTTGCAGCATTGATGGAATCTACGATTTTTGTGCTGTCAACTTTACTGTTGACTTCTGTAGTTTCTTTTTTTGAACATGAAAAGCTTAAGATTCCGATTCCAACTAAAATTAAAATGTTTTTCATCATGGTTTGAAATTTACGCTCAAATTTATAAAAAAAGAGCATTATAAAATGCTCTAAGTTTTAAAATTTATTCGCCACGAATACACAAATGTTTTACTGAATAAGATTTGTGCATTCGTGGCGAATAAATAGAAATAAGTTACTTTAAAACATTGCTTAAAGTATTATTTTACTACGTTTTCGTAAACTTTCTTTTCCCAAGGTTTGATGTCGCTTATTCCGTATCGTTCTTTTTTAGAGATCGAAATATTATCCATCATATCTACAAAATTTTTGTAATTCGCATCATCGGTTGGTTTTACAATAATGGTGAAAATTTCTTTTTTCGGAGCTTTTTCATAAGCATTAGAAATTATTTTTGAAACATTCAAACCGTTATAGTCTGTTTCTTTTAAACCTGCTTCTGTAAG
Above is a genomic segment from Chryseobacterium mulctrae containing:
- a CDS encoding alpha/beta fold hydrolase, yielding MLNFEKKGQGKETLVLLHGFMENISIWSDFEKNLSKDFTLLKIDLPGHGKSDILAEVHTMEMMAEEVKKVLDHQNLKNIHLLGHSMGGYVSLAFAEQFSDYLKSLTLFFSTYFPDDVEKKEQRKKSYRIIKDAFAHYARAGIPNLFTPNERDVLEGKIETALEVALSTNNLGALACVKGMVERTDKKHVLENLECRVLVLAGKHDNAVKTENTINNLPDRTNIKSYVLDCGHNGHWEKPSICAEIINTELLHHLPKKLVL